AGCTGAAGGCGGAACTGGCGCCCCACGCGCATCCCGATCACGGCAACTGGGAGCCGGGCGACGCGCCCGCCCAGGCGCTGCAGTGGGCAGTCAAGAGCCTGGCCAAGGCGGGCACCTTGTCGATCGTGGGCGTCTATCCGCCCACGGACACGAGTTTCCCGATTGGTGCCGCCATGAACAAGAACCTGACGATTCGCATGGGCAACTGCAATCACCGGGCGTATATCCCGAAGCTCGTGGAATACGTTCGCGCCGGCGCCCTGGATCCGGAAGCCATTCTTTCGAAGGTCGAACCGCTGGCCGATGTCATCGACGCCTACCGCCAGTTCGACAAACGCCAGCCGGGCTGGCTCAAGGTCATGCTGGAGCCGGGCGCGTAAGGTCGGATAGCCGCGATGGCCCCGGGCAGATTCGTATTGCGGAGCGAAAAAGCGGCCGGTATGATCCGCCCGCTCATGTAGTGTTCCCTGTATGAAATGCTGCGGCGAACACATGAGCCCAGCATCACCATACTTTGGTATGACCGCGCGCCTGTGGTCGTATGCGCCGCGCTGCCAGCAGGGCGTGTCTGCTGGCCCCTTCGTGTGGTCCATCTTCGTTTTGTAGATGCTGGCGCAAATGCTGGTATGCGCCCGGCCATCTGCCGGGCTGATGGTCCGTTGCAGGCGAAACATGGTGTCATTCCGCCGCGCCGTTCGAAGAAGCGGCAATCGGAGAATGACCATGACCATGGACACGGCAGCGTCGCCAAACGTTTCTTCCCAGTCTTCCGTGCGCCCGGGCCGGACCAGCCGCGCAGCCATCGCGCTGTGGACCCGGCATTGGTCCCGCGCCGGCCGCATGGGGTATGCAGCAGCCCTGGGTGTGCTGATGCTGCTGTGCGCCGCGCAGTGGCGGGGCATGCCCGGGCCATCCGCCATGCTGCTGTTTTTCGGCGCTGGCATGGTGCTGGTCGCCGGTGTCTGCGTGCAGCGCGTGTTCAGCCTGCGCGCGGCCGTGGTGGCGCTGGCATCGCAACTGGAGCAGAGGGAGCAGTCACCCAGCGCGACACCGGGCCGCGCCGAGCCGCTGTCCGCGACGGGTTCCGCGCCGATGGACAGGCTGATCCACGCGATCAACGATGCCCGGCGCCGGTGCGCCGAGCGCGAGTCGGAATGGCTGACGATGCAGGCATCGTGCGCGCACGATCTGCGCACCCCGCTGACGCGCATGGTGCTGCGTTGCGATCTGATCGAGGATGCGTCGCTGCGCGCCGCAATCGAGCGCGATCTGGACGAGATGCGCGAGCTGGCCGACGCCGGCATGGCGTGCGCCCGCATGCAGAGCGGCCTGCCCCAGAAGCTGCGGCACGTCGACGCCGACGGGATGCTGGCCACGCTGGTGCAGAATTACCGCGATGCCGGCTGCACGCTGGCGCTGGACGGACAGGTCGGGCGTCCCGTGGTCACGTGCCCACATGCGCTGCGGCGAATCCTGGTCAACCTGGTCGACAACGCGTTTCGCTACGGCAGCAATGTCCGGGTGCGGGTGCGTGCCGAAGGAGGCCGACTGCATCTGGCCGTGCTCGACTCCGGGCCAGGCATTGCGCCGGCGGAGCTGGATGCCGTGTTCATGCCCTGGTACCGATCCCCGCAAACCGCCGCGCGCGCGCCGGGCAGCGGGCTGGGGCTGGCTATCGCCCGCCGGCTGGCCCAGGCCATCCGTGGCGACCTGGCGCTGTGCAACCGGCACGAGGGCGGGCTCGAAGCGCGACTGTCGTTGCCGTTGTGAACCAGGAACCTGCAGCAATGGTTCGCTTTCGCGAGCCATCACACCTTTGGTTCTGACGTCGATGTGAATGCCGTGGCCGCAATCGGCTGGCGCTTGCCGCCGATTGCCGGGGGGAATTGCCGGGGGGAATTGCCGGGCGGTATCATCGCCGCTCGCCCCAGCAGTCCTACACAACGGCATTCGACGATGACAACAACAGACAAGGTTGGACAATCCTCGTTACCGGGAGCCCTGGTCCCCGGCTGGTATGCGGAACTCGGCCCCGACGGCAAGCGCGCGCTCAAGGCGTCGTTTGCCGGCTGGGCCACCGATGCGTTCGATTTCATGGTGTTCAGCTTCGTGCTGGCATCGCTTATCGACCTCTGGGGCTGGATCGCGGCAAGGCCGGCTTGCTGGGCACCGTGACCCTGATCTTCTCGTCGGTAGGCGGCTGGATTGCCGGCATGCTGGCCGACCGCTACGGCCGGGTCAGGGTGCTCCAGTGGACCATACTCTGGTTCTCGGTCTGCACGCTGGCCATCGGATTCGCACAGAATTTCGAGCAGATCTTCGTGCTGCGGGCCTTGCAGGGGCTGGGGTTCGGCGGCGAATGGGCCGTTGGCGCGGTGCTCGTCGGCGAGATCGTTGCCCCAAGGCATCGCGGCAAGGCGGTGGGCATGGTGCAGAGCGGATGGGCCGTCGGCTGGGGCGTCGCGGCCATTCTCTACAGCATCGCGTTCACGTGGCTGCCCGAATCCATCGCCTGGCGCAGTCTGTTCTGGGTGGGCATCCTGCCCGCGCTGCTGGTCCTGTATGTCCGCAAGCATGTGTCGGAACCGCAGGTCTTCGTGGCCGATTCCGCCAGGCGGGCCGATGTCCGGCCGGCATCGGTCTGGACGATCTTCGCGCCGTCGATGCTGCGCCGCACGGCGCTGGCCGCGCTGCTGTGCACCGGCATCCAGGGCGGCTTCTATGCAATGTCCACCTGGCTGCCCGCCTACCTGCGCATCGAGCGGCACCTGTCGGTCTTCAATACGGGCGCCTACCTGTTCGTGATCATCGCGGGGTCGTTCTGCGGCTACGTCGTGGGCGCCTACCTGGCCGACTACTGGGGCCGGCGGCGCAACTTCATCATGTTCTCGGTGCTGTCGATGGTGTCGGTGTACCTGTACCTGACGCTGCCACTGTCGAACCAGCAGATGCTGTGGCTGGGCTTTCCGCTCGGCTTCTCGTCGTGCGGCATCTTCAGCGGCGTGGGTGCCTACCTGACGGAGCTGTATCCGTCGGAATGCCGCGCGAACGGCCAGAGCTTCACGTACAACTTCGGACGCGGCATCGGCGCGCTGTTTCCGGGCCTGGTCGGGCTGCTCAGCCATACGGCCGGCCTTGCCACCGCCATCGCCATCTTCTCCGGCACTGCCTATGGCCTGGTGCTGCTGGCGGTCCTGCTGCTGCCCGAGACCAAGGGGGCGGCGCTGGGCGGCCAGCTCGCCAGCGAGTAGTCCCTGCCGCGCCTCGGGATGCGCCGCTTTGTATCACTACGTATCCCGCCGGACGACTGAAGCACGGCGATACGTGGACGCTGCCCGGTGACACACCGCCGATACGTCCGCGTTGCCTAATGGAACTCCCGATCACCGATCTCGCGGAGCCACCATGAAGCTGATGTCCGTCGTCGCCCTTGCCTCGGCCGCCACTGTCCTGCTGACGGGGGCCACCGTGGCCGCCGGGCAGTCCAAGGCCGGTTCCAGCCCTGGTACCCCTTCCGCGCCAAGCCGGCGTGCCAACCCCGACGCGTCGCCGATCTATGGCGTGACGCTCCCGAGGGCTATCGCAACTGGCAGCTGGTCGGCCCCGCCCTGGAAGGCGAGCCGCTGAACGAACTGCGCACCGTGGTGGGCAACAAGATCGCCATCGATGCGTACAAGCGCGGCGAGCTGCCATTTCCCGATGGCGCGGTGCTGGTCAAGCTGGCGTGGAAATACACGCAGTCTCCCGAGTTCAAGTCGGCCCTGGTGCCCGGGCATGCCACGACCGTGCAGGTGATGGTCAAGGATTCGAAGAAGTACGCCGCGTCGGGCGGCTGGGGCTACGGGCGCTTTATCGGCGGCAAGCCCGCGGATCTGGCACAGCACCAGACCTGCTTTGCCTGCCACGCCTCGCTCGTCAAGAACCGCGATTATGTGTTTACGCGCCTCGCACCGTGATGCCTTGGCGCGCAGGCGCCACGCCAGCGTGCCATTTCGAAAAATGCGTGCGCTTCGAACAAGGCGGCGCGCCGACATCGTTCAAGCTTCGGCGGCGCCGCCCCGTGGCTTTCCATTGCCGTTTCCGGCCGGATATCGCTGTCCGGCCCTTTACCCAAGAGAGAGGATGATGATGACCAAGAAGACCGTATCGACGCTGATCGTCGCTGCCCTGACCGCCCTGGGCGCCCTGCAGCTGGCCCATGCACAGGCCAATTCGGGCCGCACGCTGCGCAAGGCCGACCCCTACACCGACGGCGCCAAGGTCGGCAAGCCCGACCCGTATCTGGACGGCGCAAAGTCCGACAACAAGTTCGATCCCTACACCGGCGGCGCCAAGTCGTCGACCCGTACGGACCTGGCTCCGCGCAAGGCCGATCCCTATACCGATGGCGCCAAGGTCGGCAAGCCGGATCCGTACACCGACGGCGCAAGGATTGGCAAGCCCGACCCGTACACCGACGGCGCGCGGAAGTAAGCCCGGGACGCACGCGCCAGGATGGGCGTCCGAAAGGACGCCGTCCGCGCTGGCGCGGGGCGCGAAGCCACGCGCACTTGCCTCCAGATTCGCCCCGCCACACGCCGATACAAATCCCGAGGCTCCGCCACACAAGCCGGATACATCCGCCTTTCATCATGCAATCAACGCTGCGGCCGCCAATGGTGGTGGGCCGGCGAGACATTCAGCAAGTGATGGAGGGCAACATGAACAACACCGATAAATCGAACCAGATTCCC
This region of Cupriavidus sp. EM10 genomic DNA includes:
- a CDS encoding HAMP domain-containing sensor histidine kinase, with translation MTMDTAASPNVSSQSSVRPGRTSRAAIALWTRHWSRAGRMGYAAALGVLMLLCAAQWRGMPGPSAMLLFFGAGMVLVAGVCVQRVFSLRAAVVALASQLEQREQSPSATPGRAEPLSATGSAPMDRLIHAINDARRRCAERESEWLTMQASCAHDLRTPLTRMVLRCDLIEDASLRAAIERDLDEMRELADAGMACARMQSGLPQKLRHVDADGMLATLVQNYRDAGCTLALDGQVGRPVVTCPHALRRILVNLVDNAFRYGSNVRVRVRAEGGRLHLAVLDSGPGIAPAELDAVFMPWYRSPQTAARAPGSGLGLAIARRLAQAIRGDLALCNRHEGGLEARLSLPL